From one Solanum stenotomum isolate F172 chromosome 12, ASM1918654v1, whole genome shotgun sequence genomic stretch:
- the LOC125847884 gene encoding protein S-acyltransferase 10, with the protein MGALCAGHSRDTLDRFSDRCLHVSPCLSDPARRSTCCLRIALVMLHLIYLGVLFVFDKDLIHKTKEEPWYTTVYLILFAATLAQYFITSGSSPGYVVDAMRAVNEADASRNRASITSKQPASSKNSDVVIAIDRNQVGSNLQGRGTIAWTKLVMDMYPSGTSLRGVTCSHCNVAQPPRAKHCHDCDKCVLQFDHHCVWLGTCIGQGNHCAFWWYICGETALSLWTGTLYIQFLKSDISKPWWLYAIMILLLATLFFCLIFLLLLLLFHSYLILTNQTTYELVRRRRIQYLRNIPERVYPFSRGACRNLYEFCCAQRSKYRMEPLPTGQELEDKLRPYTCSDVLSCRCCC; encoded by the exons ATGGGAGCATTATGCGCTGGCCACTCACGCGACACCTTGGATCGTTTCTCCGACCGATGTCTCCACGTTTCCCCATGTCTCTCCGATCCCG CTCGGAGATCCACTTGTTGCTTGAGAATAGCGTTGGTGATGCTGCACTTGATCTATCTGGGCGTTCTATTTGTCTTTGACAAAGATTTGATTCATAAAACTAAAGAAGAGCCATG GTACACAACTGTCTATTTGATTCTGTTTGCTGCTACACTGGCTCAATACTTCATCACTTCAGGTTCTTCTCCTGG CTATGTTGTTGATGCAATGAGGGCTGTCAATGAGGCAGATGCATCACGTAATAGGGCATCAATTACCTCAAA ACAGCCTGCTTCAAGCAAAAACAGCGATGTAGTTATTGCAATCGACAGGAACCAGGTGGGAAGTAATCTTCAAGGCCGTGGTACGATAGCGTGGACAAAGCTAGTGATGGATATGTATCCCAGTGGAACATCTCTTAg AGGTGTGACTTGCAGTCACTGTAATGTTGCGCAG CCTCCACGTGCTAAACATTGTCATGATTGTGACAAATGTGTTCTTCAATTTGATCATCATTGTGTTTGGCTTGGAACATGCATCGGACAGGGTAATCATTGCGCTTTTTG GTGGTACATTTGTGGAGAAACAGCCTTATCCCTTTGGACGGGCACGTTATATATTCAATTCTTGAAGTCTGATATATCAAAGCCTTG GTGGTTATATGCAATTATGATCTTGCTGCTTGCTACTCTGTTTTTCTGCCTCAtcttccttctcctcctcctacTTTTTCATAG CTACCTAATTTTGACAAATCAGACCACTTATGAGCTTGTGAGACGACGGCGCATCCAATATTTGAG GAACATTCCTGAAAGAGTGTATCCATTTAGTAGAGGAGCATGCAGAAATTTGTATGAGTTTTGCTGTGCCCAGCGTAGCAAATATAGGATGGAACCACTGCCAACAGGACAAGAACTTGAAGATAAGTTGAGACCCTACACATGCTCAGATGTTTTATCCTGTCGGTGTTGCTGTTGA